AGGATCTTAGCTTAGGGGGGGCTGAGTTAGTACTATGCTGTGCATAAGGGGGGCTAAGCTATCTGAAACCGATAAGTCTTACGCCAGGGCGTTAGGGCATGTACAGTGGTTGATAAGACTGTCTTATCATAGCGGCGCCACGTAATTTAGATATAACAACaaaacatgatgtacaatggGTTATTTTTTAGTCCTATCTCTAGTAATCAGATATCCTAAATTTGTGGTGAGAGAGGTtgtgctaagagatcatctcttaactAAGAGAAGGCAAACCCTTTTTTtaacattctctctcctccacttcAGCATTTATCCTACGTGACACTGCtaagatatcaccattgtacatgcccttatggCGTCCAGACTCAATCTCGATTCGGTGTCGTTGGAGATTCGCATGCGGCTGTTTTGCAAAAAGAACCATCAACTTTCTACTATTAGGAAGTAGTCCAAAGAGGGAGCGGTATAAATAGCCCAACTCAGCCAAgaaaccctagaaatttccctcaCCAACGCATCTCCAGCCGCCGGCCACCTCAAGGGCTTCCTTCGCGCGCGGGAACTCCGGCCGGCCACGGCGCCTCCTCGTCCACGGACGGCACGGCGCTGCCTCTCGTGCGGGCCGCCGCTCTCTCCGGCCGGCCGCTCCGCCTAGTCTTCACCAGCCGATCTGCCGCTCTCCTCCCAGAGGCGCACTCCGGCGCGGTAGCCACGGCCGGGCGCGTCGTCCACGGAGCTGCACTGTGCGGCGGCTGGTCGCCGACGGGTGCAGTGCCGGCGCACAATCCCGATGGGCGCGACGCATTCCGCCAGATCTCCGtatttgttttccttttttttctttcctttttttgtAAAATTTTAGGATCTCATTGAGATTCTTGGATCCAGTATTTGTTAGGATCTTGTAGAAATAAATGGATCCAACGCATGTTTCTTATGGATCTCCTAATAGATATCTTGTTATGGATCTTCTGTTAGATCTTCTTTTTTGTGGATAACTTCTTGACTTCTATTAGATATTCATGCCAAATTAGTTCTTTGTATAAAGATCCGTGAAGAAGTTTACAGAGATCCTATAGATGATACCTATAATGGCAACAATGGATACACAATGCATTTTTTGTGAAGAACCTTTTTGACTAttagatcttcatcttcaaatTCAAAAGAACTTAAGAATGACACTATGGATCCACATTTGATTATGTGAAGAACTTTATAAACAACAAGGGCTACCTGATATGAatctggtaaaacctaggatcttttTCGCAAAAAATCTCACTAATCTTGATGCAATGGACGGTGTAAGATAGAGTCCGGGCGCCATAACGCCCTGGCCAAATGCGCGTCCATCTGAAGCACCATAGATAAGAAGCAATCATGGCTAATTTTGTGAAGAAAACCAGgatcatggggggggggggggggggggggtagcccCTGCATCCCCCCTTGTCTCCGTCCCTAGTACTAGGTATAGAGTTCTCGAAGAATAATATCATATACTACCTGCCGGTAGAATGAGGTCTATTTTTCTTTGGGAAAAGTCAAACTAAATAAAATTTGACCAAATTTTTAGAAAAACTATCAATAACCAAGATATTATATAgatatcatatgaaaatatatttcatggtgAATCTAACGGTGTTGAGTTTTGATTGTATATATTAACACTTTCTctaaaaacttggtcaaactttacgtaatttgacttttcaaaaataatataagccttattcTTGGAAACTGAGGTAGTAGTAGCTTAGTTCCAAATTAATAAGAATCATTTTCCATCTTAAATAGTAGATTTCTTTTGAAGCTACCTAACCTCTTCTCGAGCCACACTTCAATGTGTTTTCATTCACTATTGGTTAGCCTTTGATaaggaatcggaatacccaaatagctaCTTAAAAATTGGTCATCCTCATATGCGAATAATATCGCATACTGATTGGCCCCGCTTTGACTTCTTTGGAACATAATAATTCACTCTCACGCAAATTTATTTTAAGTCCTGGTAATAGGTCAAATGctgacaattttaacttcatgtgCTTAAACTTACCAAAATCTTGATCCATGCATGAAAACAATGGTCTCATCATAGCGATGAAGGATAAAAATATCACCGTGTGGTGCTATCCTTTAATCTAGCATCATGACAACCAAgatatccgccacaatgttgaTGGACATGGGTGATGGTCGGTCACCTAGTTTtagatttttattgtttaaaaataatgacCAACATAAATAACCACACTACCTCGAGGTGACAGAATCATAGATTCACACTTCACGGTTCAGAAAAAACATTCATCCTGAGGGTTTATTCGAAGAAATGACCATTTGACCTTGCTTACGCCTTCTTAAAATTTAATTTCAAGATCACCCCATTCATTTTTGCTGGTGTGGTTCATGGACTGCTCACAAAGGACCACCATACCCATCAAGAATGTTTTACTCCCTGCATGAAGTATGTTTGTGTGGGTCGAACCACATTTTTCTTTTCGAAAGGGAGGCTAtgtcccagcctctgcatcaattgatgcatatgCCTTTGTTTAGAAAAATAGTAAAGGAGAAGATCATTTCatacaatacaaatatacataacTCAATATACTATATACATGTAGGTTCGTATGTATGTTGTACATGGCAGAACTGCAACACATTCCCAGCAATGCCATCCGCCAGTTCCATGTCAAGCTCAACGGCAAGTTGTGGAATCAGACAACGCTGGGCCTCAGGTACCTCGAGACGATCGTCCTCTACAATCCACAACCCGACTACGCCTCCCAGCAATACATTATCTCACTGGAGGCCACGGCCAACTCCACACTCCCGCCAATCTTGAACGCCTTTGAGGTGTTCTCCGTCATCCCCACCACTGGCATAGCCACGGTCCCTCAGGAAGGTAcgaattagtttttttttttacatGAGGTACGGATTAGTTATGATCAAATGCATGTGCACGAGTTATGATGGCAATCATATTTTTACCGTTTTATATGTATCCCATTTGTATTAATTATGTGTTACTTGCTACTGAGAAATTCTACTACAGTTTCTGCAATCACAACCGTTAGAAACAAGTACCATGTGGAAAGGAACTGGATGGGTGATCCGTGCGCACCTGAAAGTTTCGTATGGAATGGATTGCGTTGTAGCTATGCTGTTTCTAGCCCACCAACTATCACAGGCTTGTGAGTTATTTTAATGTGATGTTTCTCTGGGTTAAAACTATGATACTATTATTAGTTAGCAGTGACTAAAATTATCTAAGCCGCTGCTGTATAAACACGCTGCAGGAATCTATCTTCTAGTGGCCTGAGTGGAAACATGTCATCTGCTTTTGCAAGTCTCAATGGTTTAAAATACTTGTAAGTAGGAAATTTTTTAAACCAAAAATTCCTGATTATTTGCTAATCTTTGTATAAATAGAGTAATAATTTCTTTGTCGGGCTCCTTGCTAACTTGGCAGGGATTTGTCACATAACAATCTGACGGGATCCATTCCTGACACCCTTTCGCAACTGTCTTCGCTCACACTTATGTAAGTAATTTGTGACATAGTGCTCGAGAAGTTCTCAAAATTGTTCAATAGACACATTGCTTAAATTGACACTGGCAAATATTTCGTGTTCTGTTTCAGAGATTTGACCGGAAATCAACTTAGTGGATCAATTCCTTCCGGGCTTTTAAAAAGAACTCAGGATGACACGTTTACACTTAGGTTGATACATGGTACCTCTAGTATCAACTTTTCCAGTGATGTTTATAGTTCTTATTTTGATCATCAATATGATTTAcaagttttttcttttcttttgctagaTATGGTGATAATCCAAAGCTTTGCAACAACGGAAACTCCTGTCAGCCTCTAAAAAAGAAGACCAGATCTATGCTTATTGTCTATGTTGCTGTTCCCATATTAGCAGTATTGCTGATAGTGCTTCTCTCAGTACTACTCCTTTGCATCCGAAGGAGAAAATTGGGTGAGATATCATTCTGAAATACATACCTTTGGGCTCAAATGAGCAAGTGTGGGGTGATTAACTAACCTAAGATTGCGTGCTCGGTCTTTGTACTCTGAAGCAACAATAACCAATAGTGTCAGGCCACAGAACGAGGCAATTATCGCGAACACTCAGAACCGCAATGGACACACCTCATTGCAAATTGAAAATCGTCGGTTCACGTACCGTGAACTGGAGGCCATCACGAATGGCTTCCAGCGAGTGATCGGCCGAGGAGGGTTTGGGAATGTCTATGACGGATACTTGGAGGATGGCACCCAAGTTGCTGTCAAACTGCGGTCTGAATCTTCACAGCAAGGTGTACAAGAATTCCTTACAGAGGTGAGCTTTAAAAAGACCCCATCAAGTGTGTAATGCGTGTCGTTCTGGATTCAGTTTCGTAATGCATAGTTCGTTTTTCGTTCAGGCTGAGACCTTGGCTAAGATTCATCACAAGAATATTGTATCTTTGATTGGCTACTGCAAGGATAGAGAGTATATGGCTCTTGTCTATGAATACATGTCTGAAGGATCCCTACACGAACATCTTAGAGGTATGTAAATTCCTCAAATCTTTTATGTTTCAAAGATTCAACAACATATATATAACTATATATAAGATGTACAAGCGAGAATTCTAACGAAAATAGGAGTGCATGCTAATATACTGTTCATCTGATGATATTCTGCAGGGAGAGAGCACAACACCAGATCATTAACCTGGAGACAAAGACTTCACATCGCCCTGGAATCTGCCAAAGGTGAGCTTTAAATCCTTATTTTGTTCACGACACTTCACTGCTGGGGATCAAAAGGTAATGTGGTGGATGACCGTGTGATGTGGATGTAGGACTTGAATATCTACACAAGGGATGCAACCCGCCCCTCATTCATAGAGATGTCAAGACAGCCAATATCCTGCTGAATGCAAACCTGGAGGCCAAGATCGCTGATTTTGGCCTGCTGAAGGCTTGCAATAGTGATGGTGATACCCATGCGTCCACGGCCAGGCTGG
This Lolium perenne isolate Kyuss_39 chromosome 1, Kyuss_2.0, whole genome shotgun sequence DNA region includes the following protein-coding sequences:
- the LOC127326516 gene encoding putative leucine-rich repeat receptor-like protein kinase At2g19210, with the translated sequence MAGRWMVLLLLGLAAGGGVIQAHGQVDSLGFINIDCGLHVETGYVDNTTKLSYVPDAAFTDAGTNHNISAEYLRPTQDKIWRNVRSFGGGDGTRSCYTLRSLVIGLKYLIRAMFLYANYDGLNRSPTFDVYIGVNYWQTVNISEGDMPVIAEIITVISGDSLQVCLVNTGSGTPFISSLELRPLQNKLYPQADASRALVLAGRANAGASTDNFVRYPDDPHDRIWIPLTMDEWSAISTTNKVQNGVTDIFEAPSAVMQTAATPTNSSRPIVVAWEQKPSAKDKPPGFVCMLYMAELQHIPSNAIRQFHVKLNGKLWNQTTLGLRYLETIVLYNPQPDYASQQYIISLEATANSTLPPILNAFEVFSVIPTTGIATVPQEVSAITTVRNKYHVERNWMGDPCAPESFVWNGLRCSYAVSSPPTITGLNLSSSGLSGNMSSAFASLNGLKYLDLSHNNLTGSIPDTLSQLSSLTLIDLTGNQLSGSIPSGLLKRTQDDTFTLRYGDNPKLCNNGNSCQPLKKKTRSMLIVYVAVPILAVLLIVLLSVLLLCIRRRKLATITNSVRPQNEAIIANTQNRNGHTSLQIENRRFTYRELEAITNGFQRVIGRGGFGNVYDGYLEDGTQVAVKLRSESSQQGVQEFLTEAETLAKIHHKNIVSLIGYCKDREYMALVYEYMSEGSLHEHLRGREHNTRSLTWRQRLHIALESAKGLEYLHKGCNPPLIHRDVKTANILLNANLEAKIADFGLLKACNSDGDTHASTARLVGTPGYLDPEYGATFQVTNKSDVYSFGVVLLEIVTGRPALRSDPEPTSIVQWVRQCLARGNIEGVVDSRIGGNHDINGVWKAADIALKCTSQAPDQRPTMTDVVAQLHECLELEVARGDTDADFYTAAAASRGNPNGNRWYGSAMSTDVSQSSTVFEMEHLQRVPTMSTGPAVR